Proteins from a genomic interval of Xiphias gladius isolate SHS-SW01 ecotype Sanya breed wild chromosome 23, ASM1685928v1, whole genome shotgun sequence:
- the c23h4orf47 gene encoding LOW QUALITY PROTEIN: UPF0602 protein C4orf47 homolog (The sequence of the model RefSeq protein was modified relative to this genomic sequence to represent the inferred CDS: inserted 2 bases in 2 codons; deleted 2 bases in 1 codon; substituted 2 bases at 2 genomic stop codons) yields the protein MPSDDKERKSDMEHLGVFKEMSYICMGDKYTXPTNHPFNELTYRSRQMQAGIPGQQCAPQSFFFDKPFKRICDRYALSDLQRLAQKHHIQQAKKNLGKVFLPCNAVKKLCMPSAVTLSGLVEAMSPLSVAWKAHCPTGRNIITSPPKKGFGHSYPNVTLSKTELYASDPYAREMKKEAVIHHSKLRDGPFNLNLHPRDYFQCNPYHSEKALSPAHKPLLPAQKVSPILFKNLFPSRRIKRMKAGTFXHSADPFIIRHSNXPIXEPIFCPAPAPKSTLSIITVSH from the exons ATGCCATCagatgacaaagaaagaaagagtgacaTGGAGCATCTGGGTGTCTTTAAAGAGATGAGTTACATCTGTATGGGAGACAAGTACACTTAACCCACTAACCA TCCATTCAATGAGTTGACCTATCGTAGCCGGCAGATGCAGGCAGGCATTCCTGGACAACAATGTGCCcctcagagc tttttttttgacaagccCTTCAAACGGATTTGTGACCGTTATGCATTAAGTGACCTGCAGAGACTGGCCCAAAAACACCACATCCAGCAGGCCAAGAAGAACCTAGGCAAGGTCTTCCTTCCCTGTAACGCTGTCAAGAAG CTCTGTATGCCATCAGCTGTAACTCTGTCAGGGCTAGTTGAAGCCATGAGTCCTCTGTCAGTCGCCTGGAAAGCCCATTGCCCAACTGGACGCAACATCATCACCTCACCTCCCAAGAAAGGCTTTGGTCACAG CTATCCCAATGTAACACTGTCCAAAACTGAGCTGTATGCCTCAGACCCCTATGCAAGAGAAATGAAA AAGGAGGCAGTGATCCATCACTCCAAGTTAAGAGATGGTCCCTTCAATCTCAACCTTCACCCCAGAGATTATTTCCAATGCAATCCATACCACAGTGAAAAGGCACTCTCACCAGCACATAAGCCTCTCCTACCTGCACAGAAAGTCTCTCCTATTCTCTTTAAAAACCTGTTCCCCAGCAGACGT atCAAAAGAATGAAAGCAGGGACCT GACATTCTGCTGATCCATTCATCATTCGCCATTCCAACTGACCAA ATGAACCCATCTTTTGCCCAGCTCCTGCTCCTAAAAGCACACTGAGTATCATCACTGTCAGTCACTAA